Proteins encoded in a region of the Populus alba chromosome 13, ASM523922v2, whole genome shotgun sequence genome:
- the LOC118036407 gene encoding uncharacterized protein: MDFCRNVTVSTEYHQQEKVLASPPPCSTLGGGGGGAALTATTSLLDDPFSAQNTEVDFSSEWLAVFVEDCLSSSGNCLPAPTVEAQKPNTEENPQKNWQRRPQDQEDPSSSKKLVIPGKSRSKRRRLPGDKTRNPLTSWSYTNQAFNNLTSSDPPLLQQTYWLADSELIIMPIKEDSNNTGTDNEVQEEPGVEVHDDDRGKVVAVAGSDGSKDSLGVLESNNGQQQPRRCTHCLAQRTPQWRAGPLGPKTLCNACGVRYKSGRLLPEYRPAKSPTFVSYLHSNSHKKVMEMRMAGFNT; the protein is encoded by the exons ATGGATTTTTGCCGGAATGTGACAGTTTCCACTGAGTATCACCAGCAAGAGAAGGTCCTTGCTTCCCCTCCTCCTTGCTCTAcacttggtggtggtggtggtggtgctgccTTGACAGCTACTACTAGTCTTCTTGATGACCCTTTCTCTGCTCAAAACACG GAAGTTGATTTTAGCTCGGAATGGCTGGCAGTATTTGTAGAGGACTGCTTGTCCAGCTCAGGAAACTGCCTCCCAGCACCCACAGTTGAAGCTCAAAAGCCAAATACAGAAGAAAACCCCCAAAAAAACTGGCAACGGAGGCCCCAAGACCAAGAAGACCCATCTTCCTCGAAGAAACTTGTAATCCCAGGAAAGTCAAGAAGCAAGAGGAGAAGGCTTCCTGGTGACAAGACCAGAAACCCGTTAACTAGCTGGTCTTATACCAACCAAGCCTTCAATAATTTGACCAGCTCAGACCCTCCTTTGCTTCAGCAAACATATTGGCTAGCCGACAGTGAACTCATTATAATGCCCATAAAAGAGGACAGCAACAACACAGGCACGGATAATGAAGTGCAAGAAGAACCAGGAGTGGAAGTGCACGACGACGACCGAGGAAAGGTAGTGGCTGTAGCAGGGAGTGATGGTAGCAAGGACAGTTTAGGCGTTTTGGAAAGCAACAATGGACAGCAGCAACCAAGGAGGTGCACCCATTGCCTAGCACAAAGGACACCACAATGGAGGGCAGGACCACTGGGTCCAAAAACACTCTGTAATGCATGTGGAGTGAGATACAAGTCAGGCAGGCTACTGCCAGAGTATAGGCCAGCAAAGAGTCCTACTTTTGTGAGCTATTTACACTCGAATTCTCACAAGAAGGTAATGGAGATGAGAATGGCTGGCTTCAACACCTAG